The Methanomethylovorans hollandica DSM 15978 genome includes a region encoding these proteins:
- the mtbA gene encoding methylcobamide:CoM methyltransferase MtbA: MSDYTPKERLARILTGQSVDRMAAISVTQTGTVEQMEACGAFWPQANEDAQLMANLGEAGHTVVGFEAVRVPFDITAEAEFFGCQIKAGTQEQQPSVVGHVVKSVDDIAKLEGYSLDHGRIGVVCEAIKILADKYGKELPIIGSMIGPFSLAQHLNGDDWFMNIFTDENLGLKLMEFSTAFSVAYAKKMVENGADTMVIIDPTASYQLIGAEFYEKFVVPFHKKLVDAMNELNVPTVLHICGDTTAGLALMESSGVNAISIDQNVDPATAVNAVKKALIVGNLDPVNVLWNKTPEFIKEKSKEVLDAGVALLAPGCGIVSKTPTVNLQAMVEMAKAHKY; the protein is encoded by the coding sequence ATGTCCGATTACACCCCTAAAGAAAGGCTTGCCCGTATTTTAACAGGGCAGAGCGTAGACCGTATGGCAGCTATTTCTGTCACGCAGACCGGTACCGTAGAACAAATGGAAGCTTGTGGCGCATTCTGGCCGCAGGCCAATGAAGATGCCCAGCTCATGGCAAATTTAGGCGAAGCTGGTCATACCGTTGTAGGTTTTGAAGCGGTACGTGTACCCTTTGATATCACTGCTGAAGCTGAGTTCTTCGGCTGCCAGATCAAGGCAGGTACACAGGAACAACAGCCTTCTGTGGTAGGCCATGTGGTCAAGAGCGTTGATGACATAGCTAAATTGGAAGGTTACAGTCTGGACCACGGCAGGATAGGCGTTGTCTGTGAGGCTATTAAGATCCTGGCAGACAAGTACGGTAAGGAATTACCCATCATTGGCAGTATGATAGGTCCTTTCTCCCTTGCCCAGCATTTGAACGGTGATGACTGGTTCATGAATATCTTTACAGATGAGAACCTTGGCTTGAAGCTTATGGAGTTCTCCACAGCTTTCAGTGTTGCATACGCAAAGAAGATGGTGGAGAACGGTGCTGATACTATGGTTATTATCGACCCAACAGCAAGTTACCAGCTGATTGGAGCTGAGTTCTATGAGAAGTTCGTAGTACCATTCCACAAGAAACTGGTAGATGCCATGAACGAGCTGAACGTGCCTACAGTACTCCACATCTGCGGTGATACCACAGCTGGTCTTGCACTCATGGAATCCAGTGGTGTGAACGCCATCAGTATCGATCAGAATGTAGATCCTGCAACAGCCGTCAATGCAGTCAAAAAGGCATTGATAGTTGGTAACCTGGACCCTGTGAATGTGCTCTGGAACAAGACACCTGAGTTCATCAAAGAGAAATCAAAGGAAGTCCTTGATGCAGGGGTCGCATTGCTTGCACCAGGTTGTGGTATTGTCAGCAAGACACCCACAGTGAACCTGCAGGCAATGGTGGAAATGGCGAAAGCACATAAGTATTGA
- a CDS encoding DUF2769 domain-containing protein: MEPSELTDSNRATYGRYFGICTSYHHSKGCLCIKCPSYQEKGMMFCARKNQQTPSLKAGCLCLSCHTYEKFRLEGDYFCFIQ; the protein is encoded by the coding sequence ATGGAACCCTCAGAACTTACTGACAGTAATAGAGCAACTTATGGCAGGTATTTTGGCATCTGTACTTCATACCATCATTCTAAAGGTTGCCTCTGTATAAAATGTCCTTCTTATCAGGAAAAAGGGATGATGTTCTGTGCCAGGAAAAATCAGCAAACGCCATCTTTAAAGGCAGGTTGTCTGTGTCTCTCATGTCATACTTATGAGAAGTTCAGACTTGAAGGAGATTATTTTTGTTTTATTCAGTAG
- a CDS encoding S26 family signal peptidase produces MDLKEGIKTFRESENFYISLARDITSVAAAVLLFSTISYLIFGMWTPMVAVESGSMEPHMNIGDIIFIQNIERTSVITKDDASTDYVSFKDKGDVILYRPYGREEVIPIIHRAMYFVKAGEPMWKGGPVAPHDGYITKGDNEQTNMIYDQQGQISYLTPVKEEWIIGIARYRIPYIGKIRLMLPF; encoded by the coding sequence ATGGATTTAAAGGAAGGTATTAAAACTTTTAGAGAAAGCGAGAACTTTTATATTTCCCTTGCCAGAGACATAACTTCTGTAGCTGCAGCTGTGCTTTTATTTTCAACAATTTCATACCTGATATTCGGGATGTGGACACCAATGGTAGCTGTGGAATCCGGTAGTATGGAACCACATATGAATATAGGAGATATAATTTTTATCCAAAATATAGAAAGAACATCTGTAATAACCAAAGATGATGCATCCACTGATTATGTATCATTTAAGGATAAAGGGGATGTTATATTATACCGGCCTTACGGCAGAGAAGAGGTTATACCTATTATACATAGAGCGATGTACTTTGTTAAAGCAGGTGAACCAATGTGGAAAGGAGGGCCAGTTGCCCCTCATGATGGTTATATCACTAAAGGGGATAATGAGCAAACTAATATGATATATGATCAGCAGGGACAAATAAGCTATCTTACACCGGTAAAAGAAGAGTGGATCATAGGAATTGCCAGATATCGAATACCATATATAGGGAAGATAAGGCTGATGTTGCCTTTCTGA
- a CDS encoding desulfoferrodoxin family protein, with the protein MTDKKINKPVDPAHLTELEQKHVPMIEAPELVLTGQPFIVKVTVPHVMEQSHYIEWIKLSMHGIKLGEVNYSPSDTSTTAEFTVTIPEEVVAVKVLEQCNIHGVNVCGDCGTKSVLTDLIAVASCNVHGLWESFKRIEVMSKIQSEGKPCKWE; encoded by the coding sequence ATGACTGATAAAAAAATCAATAAGCCTGTAGATCCAGCTCACCTCACAGAGCTTGAGCAGAAGCATGTGCCTATGATAGAAGCACCGGAACTTGTCCTCACTGGACAGCCTTTCATTGTTAAGGTGACAGTTCCACATGTAATGGAACAATCTCATTACATCGAATGGATAAAGCTCTCCATGCATGGAATAAAGTTAGGAGAAGTGAATTATTCACCATCTGATACCAGCACCACTGCGGAGTTCACAGTAACAATCCCTGAAGAAGTTGTTGCTGTGAAAGTGTTAGAACAATGTAATATCCATGGGGTCAATGTGTGTGGTGATTGTGGTACAAAATCAGTGCTCACAGATCTAATTGCAGTCGCAAGTTGCAATGTTCACGGACTCTGGGAAAGTTTCAAACGTATAGAGGTCATGTCGAAGATACAGAGTGAAGGCAAACCCTGCAAGTGGGAATAA
- a CDS encoding tetratricopeptide repeat protein, protein MKLFKKIFTGNSTKKDIKKIHDGALQAYKKGHVLLKMQKFEECIAAYDLAEDLWEEEVDMLTSQGDYEAAKISKASVLNSLAGKSYANYMIGKYDNSLELLEKMLDQVPDDPESLFRKGFVLYKTGRYNEALFCLDSALSKCMQFPEAWYCKGNILRELGNYEGALEAFEYSIECSQPLNYQFPRFTWIPLTSSSHIKMDSAEAWYCKGDIFFRQTKYADALEAFNRALAIKPGFEDAAKFRDTVLHELGKKSISN, encoded by the coding sequence TTGAAATTATTTAAAAAAATATTTACTGGCAACTCTACGAAGAAAGACATCAAAAAGATTCACGATGGTGCATTACAGGCTTATAAGAAGGGACATGTTCTTCTTAAGATGCAGAAGTTTGAAGAGTGTATAGCTGCTTATGATCTGGCAGAAGATTTGTGGGAAGAAGAGGTGGACATGCTTACATCTCAGGGTGATTATGAAGCTGCAAAGATATCAAAAGCAAGTGTCCTTAATAGTTTGGCTGGAAAAAGCTATGCAAATTATATGATAGGAAAATATGATAATTCTCTCGAACTCCTTGAAAAGATGTTGGATCAAGTTCCAGATGATCCTGAAAGCCTTTTTAGAAAAGGCTTTGTGCTTTATAAAACTGGGAGATACAATGAAGCTTTGTTTTGTCTTGACAGTGCATTGTCCAAATGTATGCAATTCCCTGAGGCATGGTACTGTAAAGGAAATATTTTAAGAGAGCTTGGAAATTATGAGGGTGCACTTGAAGCTTTTGAGTATTCTATTGAATGTTCGCAGCCTCTTAACTATCAGTTCCCACGGTTTACATGGATTCCTCTCACATCATCTTCTCACATTAAAATGGATAGTGCAGAAGCATGGTACTGCAAAGGTGACATATTTTTCAGACAGACTAAGTATGCAGATGCTCTAGAAGCTTTTAACAGAGCTTTGGCAATAAAACCCGGGTTTGAAGATGCTGCTAAGTTCAGGGATACAGTGCTTCATGAACTTGGAAAGAAAAGTATATCAAATTAG
- a CDS encoding ORC1-type DNA replication protein, with protein MQNKALDGLFQELLATEPIFNNKEVLRPTYTPDTLVHRDEQINSLATILVSALRGDTPSNILIYGKTGTGKTAASRHVGRELERIGEQLNVQCSVVYVNCEVIDTQYRLLANLARQFGEDVPMTGWPTDQVFAKFKEVIDSKKQVIVVILDEIDKLVKKGDDVLYNLSRANSDLKQAKVSMIGVSNDLKFTEFLDPRVKSSLGEEEIIFPPYDADQISDILMERAEIAYKNGVLEESVIPLCAAFAAQEHGDARRALDLLRVAGELAEREKKPHVQEEHVRRAQDKIEVDRVIEVVKTLPTQSKLALCAVINLRNNGYKNVTTGEVYNVYRQLCINVDMDILTQRRVTDLMSELDMLGIVNALVVSKGRYGRTKEIVLSVPVSSTQRVLFEDYRLKPLEDFKPVITTQMHL; from the coding sequence ATGCAAAATAAAGCTTTAGATGGTCTTTTTCAGGAATTACTTGCAACTGAACCTATTTTTAACAATAAGGAGGTTTTAAGGCCAACATATACTCCTGATACCTTAGTGCATAGAGATGAGCAAATAAACAGTCTTGCAACTATATTGGTTTCAGCTTTAAGAGGTGACACTCCTTCTAATATTCTTATCTACGGCAAAACAGGAACTGGAAAAACAGCTGCTTCCAGGCATGTGGGAAGAGAGCTGGAAAGAATAGGTGAACAACTTAATGTTCAGTGTAGTGTAGTTTATGTTAATTGTGAAGTGATCGATACTCAATACAGGTTGCTTGCTAATCTGGCAAGACAGTTTGGAGAAGATGTACCAATGACCGGTTGGCCTACTGATCAGGTATTTGCAAAATTTAAAGAGGTTATAGACTCAAAAAAGCAAGTAATTGTTGTAATTCTTGATGAAATTGATAAGCTTGTTAAAAAGGGAGATGATGTACTTTATAATCTATCCAGAGCAAATTCAGATCTCAAACAGGCTAAGGTTAGCATGATCGGAGTCTCTAACGACCTTAAATTCACTGAATTTTTAGATCCACGAGTAAAAAGCTCTCTTGGAGAAGAAGAAATCATTTTCCCACCTTATGATGCAGATCAGATCAGTGACATCTTGATGGAAAGAGCAGAAATTGCTTATAAAAATGGAGTTTTGGAAGAAAGTGTCATCCCTTTATGTGCAGCTTTTGCGGCTCAGGAGCATGGTGATGCAAGGCGTGCATTGGATCTATTAAGGGTTGCAGGAGAACTTGCTGAACGCGAAAAGAAACCGCATGTACAGGAAGAGCATGTTAGAAGGGCTCAGGATAAAATAGAAGTTGATCGTGTTATTGAAGTAGTAAAGACCCTTCCCACTCAATCAAAACTTGCACTTTGTGCAGTCATAAATTTGAGAAACAACGGATATAAGAACGTTACCACTGGAGAAGTGTACAATGTTTACCGTCAACTTTGTATTAATGTAGACATGGACATTCTAACCCAGAGGCGCGTGACCGATCTGATGTCAGAACTGGACATGCTTGGTATAGTAAATGCTCTTGTTGTGAGTAAGGGTAGATATGGAAGAACAAAAGAAATAGTTTTGAGTGTCCCCGTTTCCAGTACACAGCGCGTACTTTTTGAGGATTACAGACTGAAGCCACTTGAGGACTTCAAACCTGTAATTACCACTCAAATGCACTTATGA
- a CDS encoding DNA-directed DNA polymerase II small subunit, which translates to MNQIEVITVFLEEGYQISPNAVELICCHCNPRSLLDDVLQNMDPSVLVVDIEHINECINERDIQKKYEVPVKAPFSKSSNIIPAQVNPMVSTLTCPQSYNPVDVLLDITDNSTCVGEYMEFVQFFRNRYSRLSEMIRGRLNSRPIESLNKYRNKKGGRREGMDKDMNEVSIIGMISDIKSTSNGHKMVELEDTTGSISVLIRMADKELFELASCFVLDEVVGITGALTNDGKLLIAKKITIPDLPNTLGERKRSYGKAVLTSDVHVGSSTFLEEEWYRFIDFLKGDTDNEVMAELSTEVRYLVVAGDLVDGVGIYPGQEMELNIPDVYEQYKKTAEYFSEIPKHIKVIISPGNHDAVRQAEPQPMLPENIRADFSENVLFVGNPSVVDLDGVKLMIYHGRSIDDLVASIPGVSYQEPTKAMVEMMKRRHLSPIYGSRVSIAPEKQDHFVISQVPDILHCGHVHTVGVEWYKNVLLVNSGTWQSQTEFQKRVNVVPTPAQVPIVDLSTLKTTILKFAE; encoded by the coding sequence ATGAATCAGATCGAAGTGATTACCGTTTTCCTAGAAGAAGGATATCAGATAAGCCCGAATGCTGTGGAATTGATATGTTGTCATTGTAACCCACGCAGTCTTCTGGACGATGTCCTGCAGAACATGGACCCTTCTGTGTTAGTAGTGGATATTGAGCATATTAATGAGTGCATTAATGAAAGAGATATTCAAAAAAAATATGAAGTGCCTGTAAAAGCTCCTTTTTCTAAAAGCAGCAATATTATTCCTGCACAAGTAAACCCTATGGTTTCCACTCTTACCTGTCCTCAGTCTTACAATCCTGTTGATGTTTTATTGGACATTACTGATAATTCAACATGTGTAGGCGAATATATGGAATTTGTCCAGTTTTTCAGGAATAGATATAGCAGATTAAGTGAAATGATAAGGGGCAGGTTAAATTCAAGACCTATAGAAAGTCTGAACAAATACCGTAATAAAAAAGGCGGTCGTCGCGAGGGCATGGATAAGGATATGAATGAAGTTTCCATCATTGGTATGATCTCAGACATTAAGAGTACAAGTAATGGTCATAAAATGGTAGAACTTGAGGATACTACGGGTTCTATCTCAGTGCTGATAAGAATGGCTGATAAAGAGCTATTTGAGCTTGCCAGTTGCTTTGTACTGGATGAAGTTGTGGGTATTACTGGTGCTCTTACTAACGATGGTAAACTGCTTATAGCTAAAAAGATCACGATTCCAGACTTACCTAATACTCTGGGTGAAAGAAAAAGATCATACGGCAAAGCTGTCCTCACCTCTGATGTTCATGTAGGTAGTTCTACATTTTTAGAAGAAGAATGGTATCGTTTTATTGATTTTCTCAAAGGTGATACTGACAATGAAGTGATGGCTGAGTTGTCCACGGAGGTACGTTATCTTGTTGTGGCTGGAGATCTTGTAGATGGAGTAGGTATTTATCCGGGACAGGAGATGGAATTAAATATACCGGATGTATATGAACAGTATAAAAAAACTGCAGAATATTTTAGTGAAATACCAAAGCACATTAAAGTTATAATATCTCCTGGTAATCATGATGCTGTGAGACAAGCAGAACCACAGCCCATGCTGCCGGAAAACATACGGGCAGATTTCTCTGAAAATGTATTATTTGTGGGTAATCCCTCTGTTGTTGATCTTGATGGTGTCAAACTTATGATATATCATGGTAGGTCTATTGACGATCTGGTAGCCTCCATACCTGGTGTATCCTATCAGGAACCCACAAAGGCAATGGTGGAAATGATGAAAAGAAGACATCTTTCTCCCATTTATGGCAGCCGGGTATCTATAGCTCCTGAAAAACAGGATCATTTTGTTATTAGCCAGGTGCCAGATATACTGCATTGTGGTCATGTTCACACAGTGGGTGTGGAATGGTACAAGAATGTTCTATTGGTTAATTCGGGTACATGGCAGTCCCAGACCGAGTTCCAGAAAAGAGTAAATGTCGTGCCTACTCCTGCACAGGTGCCTATAGTAGACCTCAGCACTCTTAAGACCACTATCCTTAAGTTTGCTGAGTGA
- a CDS encoding APC family permease, with amino-acid sequence MTEETSSESPTLVKTLRPYHVWALGVGIVLVGEYMGWNFTVAKGGILGSLFALLVAGTMYVMVALCASELGAATKLAGGPYDWARLFIGPGAAAIVGLAVYMEYIALEAADSIVVASIAQSIFPEIQVLPVTLLVISILTFINYRGVVAALTLNFALTMTAFIAIIMFFFFNLLGIGNIPWNPAELISGAMPNGIVGIFAALQFGPWFYLGIEGAAMCAEECKHPSRAVPLGQQAGMITLLIGAGMTLFLCSGLIPASVLGVSVYPLYEAATSSGMYFLVVFLAIGTLFTCIASANGCVCDSSRSWFALSRDNFLTPWFAAVHPRYYTPYRAVIFTMPIAIAFAFSGFLDQVITFSITSGMVAYVMIPFALIRFRKMFPQHSSKVRPFIGPLQPWIAYFTIFLAIIILSTLNWGYRYNLIFGLVFYIVAYFYFNWRYKSMESEHDWERDMGWPNPVMHRS; translated from the coding sequence ATGACCGAAGAAACGAGTTCAGAATCCCCCACCCTTGTAAAAACATTGAGACCTTATCACGTATGGGCTCTTGGTGTCGGCATAGTGCTTGTCGGAGAATATATGGGGTGGAACTTCACAGTTGCAAAGGGTGGTATACTTGGTTCCCTGTTTGCACTGCTTGTAGCAGGTACGATGTATGTTATGGTAGCACTGTGTGCTAGTGAACTTGGAGCCGCTACAAAACTTGCGGGAGGTCCCTATGACTGGGCAAGATTGTTCATAGGACCAGGAGCAGCTGCCATAGTTGGTCTTGCCGTGTACATGGAATATATTGCCTTGGAAGCTGCAGATTCAATTGTCGTGGCATCAATAGCCCAATCGATCTTTCCGGAGATACAAGTATTACCAGTTACATTGCTTGTGATATCGATCCTTACATTTATCAACTACCGCGGAGTCGTGGCTGCACTTACTCTTAACTTTGCGCTAACCATGACCGCTTTCATAGCTATAATCATGTTCTTCTTCTTCAATCTCCTGGGAATAGGAAATATACCATGGAACCCTGCAGAATTGATCTCAGGCGCAATGCCTAACGGGATTGTGGGAATATTTGCTGCATTGCAGTTCGGTCCCTGGTTCTATCTGGGAATAGAAGGTGCGGCAATGTGCGCAGAAGAATGCAAGCATCCCTCAAGGGCAGTTCCACTGGGACAACAGGCTGGTATGATCACTCTGCTTATTGGAGCAGGTATGACGCTGTTTCTATGTTCTGGCCTTATACCCGCATCAGTACTCGGAGTATCTGTATATCCCCTTTATGAGGCAGCAACTTCAAGTGGTATGTATTTCCTGGTAGTGTTCCTGGCCATAGGTACATTGTTTACCTGTATTGCCAGTGCAAACGGATGTGTGTGTGACTCTTCAAGGTCATGGTTTGCATTGTCCAGGGATAATTTCCTGACACCCTGGTTCGCAGCCGTGCACCCAAGATATTACACACCTTACAGAGCTGTGATCTTTACAATGCCTATAGCTATTGCTTTTGCATTTAGTGGTTTCCTTGACCAGGTTATAACCTTCTCGATCACATCAGGAATGGTTGCCTATGTCATGATCCCATTTGCTCTTATAAGGTTCAGAAAAATGTTCCCACAGCATTCGAGCAAGGTGCGTCCGTTCATAGGACCCTTGCAGCCATGGATAGCTTACTTTACTATATTCCTTGCAATAATAATTCTCTCGACACTCAATTGGGGATACCGTTACAATCTGATCTTTGGGCTGGTGTTCTACATAGTAGCGTACTTCTACTTCAACTGGAGGTACAAGAGCATGGAAAGTGAGCATGACTGGGAACGCGATATGGGATGGCCAAATCCGGTAATGCACAGGAGCTAA
- a CDS encoding methylamine methyltransferase corrinoid protein reductive activase, with protein sequence MYVIALDLGTSGFRSQLIDIETRETIKTVITMGHPLPGGNVMDHLDFAISTGKDVAHGLIIEAVKKVLERFNVDPLSIQRIAVCGNPIQLSLFQNSEILDLAYAGEAKQKKLGVHDVKRDARIFPANQIFKGIYEMDNCEIVVPPAIKHEIGADALAMMMETDFINQNEPCLVTDYGTNAEMALKVGERIITASAAAGPAIEGQGINCGMLAGPGAISDVNLEGSYWRLIVLNEEMEPIESDLVDPVSGEIIESSGIKAKGITGTGVISTIALAIKEGLTKKLPHLPEGRIVLGDGIIITDKDVEEVGKAIGAIWAAHMTLMIEAGIEYSDLKYVYMSGATGTYVDAEKARHLGSVPGFIPNIVQFGNTSIGLARKLAVDPIKLCDVISVAKKIHADHLMMATSETFKDIYLCELSYWQQGMPLEIYDQMLQLYKIKPFPQNLEKVNIERRVSKDIDDVGEKGIEIVKDIGIILEAPVVKCIMCHKCEKDCPEDAVIIIEREGKRFANIDSQHCLGTSCRRCVTICPEQTMNHSILKVKR encoded by the coding sequence ATGTATGTAATTGCACTAGACCTTGGTACTAGCGGTTTCAGATCGCAGCTGATAGATATAGAGACAAGAGAAACTATTAAAACTGTGATCACTATGGGTCATCCACTCCCTGGCGGGAATGTAATGGACCATCTGGATTTTGCGATCAGCACAGGCAAGGATGTAGCTCATGGATTGATAATTGAGGCTGTGAAGAAAGTACTGGAAAGATTCAATGTTGATCCATTAAGTATACAGAGAATAGCTGTTTGTGGTAATCCTATACAGTTATCCCTTTTTCAGAATAGTGAGATTCTGGACCTTGCGTATGCAGGCGAGGCCAAGCAGAAAAAACTGGGTGTTCACGATGTGAAAAGAGATGCTCGGATCTTCCCTGCCAACCAGATATTCAAAGGCATCTATGAGATGGACAACTGTGAGATAGTAGTCCCTCCTGCAATAAAACATGAGATAGGTGCTGATGCCCTTGCCATGATGATGGAAACCGATTTCATAAACCAGAATGAACCGTGTTTGGTAACAGATTATGGAACAAATGCAGAGATGGCATTAAAAGTAGGAGAGAGGATCATCACTGCAAGCGCTGCAGCTGGTCCGGCCATTGAAGGTCAGGGCATCAATTGCGGTATGCTGGCAGGTCCCGGAGCCATAAGTGATGTTAATCTTGAGGGTTCCTACTGGCGGCTCATAGTGCTCAACGAGGAGATGGAACCCATAGAAAGTGATCTTGTAGATCCAGTTTCCGGTGAAATCATTGAATCTTCTGGAATAAAGGCCAAAGGTATTACAGGAACAGGGGTTATTTCTACCATTGCTTTGGCTATCAAGGAAGGCCTGACGAAAAAGTTGCCGCATCTTCCAGAGGGAAGGATTGTTTTGGGTGATGGGATCATAATCACCGATAAGGATGTGGAAGAAGTGGGTAAGGCGATCGGTGCCATCTGGGCTGCTCACATGACTCTCATGATAGAAGCCGGTATTGAATACTCTGACTTGAAATACGTTTATATGTCGGGGGCTACGGGCACATACGTTGATGCTGAAAAGGCGAGACATTTAGGTTCTGTACCGGGTTTTATCCCTAATATTGTCCAGTTTGGCAACACTTCCATCGGTCTTGCAAGAAAGCTTGCTGTGGATCCTATAAAGTTGTGTGATGTCATATCTGTAGCAAAGAAAATACATGCCGATCATCTCATGATGGCTACAAGTGAAACATTTAAAGACATATATCTCTGTGAACTGTCTTACTGGCAACAGGGAATGCCTTTGGAGATCTATGATCAGATGCTTCAGTTATATAAAATTAAACCTTTCCCCCAAAACCTTGAAAAGGTGAATATAGAAAGACGTGTTTCAAAGGATATTGATGATGTGGGGGAAAAAGGCATAGAGATTGTAAAGGATATAGGTATCATCCTTGAGGCACCTGTGGTAAAATGTATAATGTGCCATAAATGTGAAAAAGACTGTCCTGAAGATGCTGTAATTATCATTGAAAGAGAAGGTAAGAGGTTTGCAAATATAGACAGCCAGCATTGCCTTGGTACAAGTTGTAGACGTTGTGTTACCATCTGTCCCGAACAAACAATGAACCATTCAATTTTGAAGGTGAAGCGTTAA
- a CDS encoding methyltransferase cognate corrinoid protein, with the protein MGKQEILDKLRDTIVKQDINGCVAAAKEALEAGVPAFDAINDGLALGMNIVGEKFEKAEIYLPQIMMSAKAMNGAMEILAPELAKEKPGEGTGTAITFVQEGDIHDIGHRLVSTMLGASGFTIVDLGVDVPNETVVEEVAKLKGHKVVLVGSALMTTSMLGQKDVVILLKEAGLRDSVKCMFGGAPVTKEWIKEIGADATAENAAEAARVAIDIMK; encoded by the coding sequence ATGGGTAAACAAGAAATTCTTGACAAACTTAGAGACACCATAGTCAAACAGGACATCAATGGTTGCGTTGCAGCAGCAAAGGAAGCCCTTGAAGCCGGTGTTCCTGCATTTGATGCTATCAACGATGGCCTTGCATTGGGTATGAATATTGTTGGTGAAAAATTTGAGAAAGCTGAGATCTACTTACCTCAGATCATGATGTCAGCTAAGGCCATGAACGGCGCAATGGAAATCCTGGCCCCTGAACTTGCAAAGGAGAAGCCGGGAGAAGGCACAGGTACCGCAATTACTTTTGTGCAGGAAGGAGACATTCACGACATAGGTCACAGGTTAGTGTCCACAATGCTGGGTGCCAGCGGATTTACCATCGTTGATTTGGGTGTGGATGTACCTAACGAGACTGTCGTTGAAGAAGTAGCCAAACTCAAGGGACATAAAGTCGTCCTCGTAGGTTCTGCACTCATGACAACCTCCATGCTTGGCCAGAAAGACGTGGTCATACTGCTCAAGGAAGCAGGCCTCAGGGACAGTGTAAAGTGCATGTTCGGTGGCGCACCTGTTACCAAGGAATGGATAAAAGAAATCGGTGCTGATGCAACAGCAGAGAACGCAGCTGAAGCAGCCCGTGTAGCCATTGATATCATGAAATAA